In Blastopirellula sediminis, the following proteins share a genomic window:
- a CDS encoding neutral/alkaline non-lysosomal ceramidase N-terminal domain-containing protein: protein MNLPIDRRSFLKTSLRSSAALGLAANAVPLFASPTSPNLQAGQGVVDTTVPNGVELGGFHRPPGNPRVATDVRQATASRAIALRCGDVEVALVSLDVLAVSADFTQKVQARVHSELGIPPQNVHITATHTHSTPSFIHLRQWGKIPEDYLAKTIDAVVQSIKLAHADLTPAELYLGKSQAKGANFNRTTPNHRTDLEFDQNATDEERWVDTLLQTLRFQRTGGKPDILWYHFSSHPVCYTDTLSGPDWVGMVVNMVKESEGVEPGFWQGHAGDVNPGDGKRWIGAPDQSANAVYAAIKAALSSAVSVPVREIHAIGGEVIMPFDHERVARDVETYRTDPDACRSGIWVDPPFAADWYAAAKDWPAEPKGLTAPMSAIALGPIGMLFQPTELYSYYGIEIRKQSPFEHTLVVGYSDDEVGYVTDPNAYKQLDYAAIVGPKILNRPYFAPNTGRDLTKAAKAMLASLA, encoded by the coding sequence ATGAACCTTCCCATCGATCGCCGCTCGTTCTTAAAAACCTCGCTTCGCAGCAGCGCAGCGCTGGGACTCGCGGCCAACGCCGTTCCCTTGTTCGCCTCCCCCACTTCGCCAAATCTCCAGGCAGGACAAGGGGTTGTCGACACCACCGTTCCTAATGGCGTCGAACTGGGGGGCTTCCACCGACCGCCTGGCAATCCGCGGGTCGCAACCGACGTTCGTCAGGCGACTGCTTCCCGCGCGATCGCGCTGCGCTGCGGCGACGTGGAAGTTGCGCTCGTCTCGCTCGATGTCTTGGCGGTCTCCGCCGACTTCACGCAAAAGGTGCAAGCGCGGGTGCACAGCGAGCTCGGTATTCCGCCGCAGAACGTCCACATCACGGCGACGCACACCCATTCGACTCCGTCATTCATCCACCTTCGCCAATGGGGAAAAATCCCGGAAGACTACCTGGCCAAGACCATCGACGCCGTCGTGCAATCGATTAAATTGGCCCACGCTGATCTGACGCCGGCGGAGCTCTATCTAGGTAAGTCGCAAGCCAAAGGGGCGAACTTCAATCGAACGACGCCCAACCATCGAACTGATCTCGAGTTCGATCAGAACGCGACCGACGAAGAGCGCTGGGTCGATACGCTCTTGCAAACGCTGCGTTTTCAGCGAACCGGAGGAAAGCCCGACATTCTCTGGTACCACTTCTCCTCACACCCGGTTTGTTACACCGACACTTTGTCCGGTCCCGACTGGGTCGGCATGGTCGTGAACATGGTGAAGGAATCAGAAGGGGTTGAGCCTGGCTTTTGGCAAGGACATGCCGGCGACGTAAATCCCGGGGACGGCAAACGATGGATCGGCGCACCCGATCAGTCCGCCAACGCCGTTTACGCCGCGATCAAAGCAGCGCTCAGCTCGGCGGTCTCGGTCCCGGTGCGAGAAATTCACGCGATCGGGGGCGAGGTGATCATGCCGTTTGATCATGAACGGGTCGCCCGAGACGTCGAAACGTATCGCACCGATCCCGACGCCTGCCGCAGTGGGATTTGGGTCGACCCGCCGTTCGCCGCCGATTGGTACGCCGCGGCCAAAGACTGGCCGGCCGAACCCAAGGGACTTACCGCGCCGATGTCGGCGATTGCGCTCGGACCGATCGGCATGCTGTTCCAACCGACTGAACTCTATAGCTACTACGGAATCGAAATTCGCAAGCAGTCGCCGTTTGAGCATACGCTCGTCGTGGGGTACTCCGACGATGAAGTTGGCTACGTGACCGATCCCAACGCGTACAAGCAACTCGACTACGCGGCGATCGTCGGCCCGAAGATCCTCAATCGCCCCTACTTCGCTCCCAACACCGGCCGCGATTTGACGAAAGCGGCCAAAGCGATGCTGGCCAGCCTCGCCTAG